TTGGCCGAAGCCGAGCTCGCCACCGTCACGACTACGGACAGTAGCGGGAGCCGGGAAAGATAGGCTTTCAGCCGTGCCGTCCCCGGAGCCCGTGATCTCGCTGCGGGGCGTCACCAAACGGTTCGGATCCCACACCGTCCTCTCCGACGTCACCTTCGACGTCCCGCGGGGCAAGACCACCGCCATCCTCGGCCCCTCGGGCACCGGAAAGTCGGTGTTGCTCAAGAACATCATCGGCCTGCTCCGGCCCGACGCCGGCGAGATCTGGGTCGAGGGGGAACAGATCGTGGGTATGCGGGACAAGGACCTGTACCGGATCCGCCGGAAGTTCGGGGTTCTCTTCCAGGACGGGGCCCTGTTCGGGTCGATGAGCCTGTACGACAACATCGCCTTCCCCCTGCGGGAGCACACCCGGAAGTCGGAGAAGGAGATCCGTGAGCTCGTGCACCGAAATGCCGAGCTGGTGGGGCTCATGGACCACCTCCACAAGCTGCCCGGGGAGGTTTCCGGAGGCATGAAGAAGCGGGCGGGGCTGGCCCGGGCCCTGGTGATGGAGCCGGACATCGTGCTGTTCGACGAGCCTGACTCCGGGCTCGACCCGGTCCGGGTGGCCTACCTCGACGAGCTGGTCCGCAACCTCCAGGGGGAGACCGGCGCCACCTTCTTCATCATCACCCACAACATCCCGTCGGTGATGCGCACCGCCGACTACATGGGGATCCTCTTCCGCTCCCAGCTGGTGCAGTTCGGCAGCAAGGAGGAGATGCGCGCCAGCACGAACCCGATCATCCGCCAGTTCCTCTCCGGCAAGGCGGCCGGGCCCATCGGCATGGACGAGATGGCCGACTCCGGGGAGAGCGGCGGCCGGCTCGAGGACTACCCGGAGCTGATGGACCCCGAGGGCGGCGTCGGGGTCATGACCGTCTGACGTCGGGCCGGCCCGACCGGGGCGTGGCCTATGCCGGCGGGAGGAGGCGCTCCGCCGCCCCGAGCACCGCCTTCAGGGACGCGGTGGAGATGCTCTCGTCCACCCCCACGCCCCACCGGACCTCGTCCTCGGAGCGGGCCTCGACGTAGGCCACGGCGTTGGCCTCGGCCCCGGCCCCGACGGCGTGCTCGGCATAGTCGAGGACCTCGATGTCCATGCCGAGGTCGCTGCGCAGCCCGTGCACGAGAGCGGCGATCGGGCCGTTGCCCTGCCCGCTGACGGTCCGGTGCTCCCCGTCCACCAGCACCTGGGCGGTCACGACCGTCCCCCCGTCCTTGGTCGCCTCCTCGTGGCCGACCAGGAGAAGGCGGGGTGACGCCGGGAGGTACTCCCGCTCGAACTCCGACCACATGCCGGCGGGGCTGATCTCGGTGCCGGTGTCCTCGGTGATGGTCTGGATGGAGCGGGAGAACTCGATCTGCAGCCGCCGGGGCAGGTCGAAGCCGTGCTCGGCCTTCATCACGTAGGCCACCCCGCCCTTGCCCGACTGGCTGTTGACCCGGATGACCGCCTCGTAGCTGCGCCCCACGTGCTTGGGGTCGATCGGCAGGTACGGGACCTCCCAGGACTCGTAGTCGGCGGGGAGGGCCTCCATTCCCTTCTTGATCGCGTCCTGATGGGAGCCGGAGAAGGACGTGTACACCAGGTCGCCCACGTAGGGGTGCCGGGGCCCGACCGGGAGGCGGTTGCAGTACTCGGCCACCCGGCGCAGGCGGTCGATGTCGGTGATGTCCAACTCGGGGTCGACGCCCTGGCTGAACAGGTTCATGGCCAGGTTGACAAGGTCGACGTTCCCGGTGCGCTCACCGTTCCCGAACAGGGTGCCCTCGACCCGGTCGGCGCCGGCCATGACTCCGAACTCGGCCGCCGCCACTGCCGTGCCCCGGTCGTTGTGGGGATGGAGTGACAGCACGATCCGGTCCCGGTTGGGGACGTTGCGCAGGAACCACTCGATGGCGTCCCCGTAGATGTTCGGGGTGTACATCTCGACGGTGGCCGGCAGGTTGAGGACCATGCGGCGGTCGACGGTCGGCTCGATCACGTCCATCACCGCGCCGCATATCTCGATGGCGTACTCCAGCTCGGTGCCGGTGAAGCTCTCCGGGCTGTACTCGTAGCGCACATCGGTGCCGGGCAGCGTCTCCTCGAGCTTGCGGCAGAGCTTGGCGGCGTCCACGGCAATCTGGGTGATGCCTTCCTTGTCCAGCCCGAACACCACCCGTCGCTGCAGCACCGAGGTGGAGTTGTAGAAGTGCACGATCACCCGCCGGGCGCCGCGCAGGCATTCGTACGTGCGCTCGATGAGGTCGGGGCGGCACTGGACCAGGACCTGGATGGTCACGTCGTCGGGGACCAGGT
This genomic interval from Acidimicrobiales bacterium contains the following:
- the leuA gene encoding 2-isopropylmalate synthase: MPPQPVSPKKMPFEKYRPFRPLPLRLPDREWPNRQIEKAPLWCSVDLRDGNQALIDPMDPARKAQMFEAVVGMGFKEIEVGFPSASQPDYDFVRRLVEEDLVPDDVTIQVLVQCRPDLIERTYECLRGARRVIVHFYNSTSVLQRRVVFGLDKEGITQIAVDAAKLCRKLEETLPGTDVRYEYSPESFTGTELEYAIEICGAVMDVIEPTVDRRMVLNLPATVEMYTPNIYGDAIEWFLRNVPNRDRIVLSLHPHNDRGTAVAAAEFGVMAGADRVEGTLFGNGERTGNVDLVNLAMNLFSQGVDPELDITDIDRLRRVAEYCNRLPVGPRHPYVGDLVYTSFSGSHQDAIKKGMEALPADYESWEVPYLPIDPKHVGRSYEAVIRVNSQSGKGGVAYVMKAEHGFDLPRRLQIEFSRSIQTITEDTGTEISPAGMWSEFEREYLPASPRLLLVGHEEATKDGGTVVTAQVLVDGEHRTVSGQGNGPIAALVHGLRSDLGMDIEVLDYAEHAVGAGAEANAVAYVEARSEDEVRWGVGVDESISTASLKAVLGAAERLLPPA
- a CDS encoding ABC transporter ATP-binding protein; this translates as MPSPEPVISLRGVTKRFGSHTVLSDVTFDVPRGKTTAILGPSGTGKSVLLKNIIGLLRPDAGEIWVEGEQIVGMRDKDLYRIRRKFGVLFQDGALFGSMSLYDNIAFPLREHTRKSEKEIRELVHRNAELVGLMDHLHKLPGEVSGGMKKRAGLARALVMEPDIVLFDEPDSGLDPVRVAYLDELVRNLQGETGATFFIITHNIPSVMRTADYMGILFRSQLVQFGSKEEMRASTNPIIRQFLSGKAAGPIGMDEMADSGESGGRLEDYPELMDPEGGVGVMTV